The following coding sequences are from one Saprospiraceae bacterium window:
- a CDS encoding T9SS type A sorting domain-containing protein, giving the protein MKKIYFLAIFISLGISQLTAQSRFAATPAPCSTEFTYDENEPDRYCGVKVKNQINSSINILWQREDLILPETWNAYVCDGNSCYSPFVKKCPADNPNIVKANSQVELDVHVNTDGQDGAHIVMWVFEKEDTTQRIKVDYLFNKTLSSNQVKNISMKMYPNPAQNAFTLEYNTGVKRLELISLLGKQLANFKTAPNKSYDISFLEDGLYMVRIIGDNNQAIRTVRLEKRSLRP; this is encoded by the coding sequence ATGAAAAAAATCTACTTTCTAGCAATTTTCATTAGCTTGGGAATATCCCAGCTCACCGCTCAATCGCGATTTGCAGCAACACCTGCACCTTGTTCGACTGAGTTTACATATGATGAAAACGAACCAGATAGATATTGTGGTGTGAAAGTAAAAAATCAGATCAACAGCAGCATCAATATTTTATGGCAAAGGGAAGATCTGATCCTGCCTGAAACCTGGAACGCATACGTATGTGATGGCAACTCATGCTACTCTCCATTTGTAAAAAAATGTCCGGCGGACAATCCAAATATTGTAAAAGCAAACTCACAAGTTGAACTTGATGTGCACGTCAATACTGACGGCCAAGATGGTGCACATATAGTAATGTGGGTATTCGAAAAAGAAGACACGACGCAAAGAATAAAAGTGGACTACCTCTTTAACAAGACACTCAGCTCAAATCAGGTAAAGAACATTTCCATGAAAATGTATCCTAATCCTGCCCAAAATGCCTTTACACTGGAATACAACACAGGTGTAAAGAGATTGGAGCTCATTTCACTACTTGGAAAACAGCTCGCCAACTTCAAAACTGCTCCCAACAAGAGCTACGACATCTCTTTCCTTGAAGACGGGCTTTACATGGTACGCATCATCGGAGACAATAATCAGGCGATACGAACTGTACGACTGGAGAAAAGGTCTCTAAGACCATAG
- a CDS encoding transketolase has protein sequence MKSIGELKQIASQVRRDIVRQVWMAKSGHPGGSLGCADFLTALYFRVMNHHPNFNMSGEGEDVFILSNGHISPVFYSVLARSGYFPVTELSTFRKLNSRLQGHPTTHEHLPGVRVSTGSLGQGLSVGLGIAKAKKLKQDKGLVFVLTGDGELQEGQIWEALLSAPHLKLDNIIVTVDWNGQQIDGPTEKVMSLGDLPAKFRAFGWDLLEMNGNDMQEVVTTLESARKLTANGKPLAILMKTIMGYGVDFMMGTHKWHGIAPNDEQCNLALSQLEQTLGDF, from the coding sequence GTGAAATCAATCGGAGAGCTGAAGCAGATCGCATCACAAGTTCGGCGAGATATCGTCCGGCAAGTGTGGATGGCAAAGAGCGGACATCCTGGAGGTTCTTTAGGTTGTGCTGATTTCTTGACCGCGTTGTATTTTCGGGTGATGAATCATCATCCGAACTTCAACATGAGTGGAGAAGGTGAGGATGTTTTTATTTTATCCAACGGTCATATTTCACCTGTTTTTTATTCTGTTTTGGCGCGGTCAGGATATTTTCCGGTCACTGAATTGTCAACCTTTCGGAAGTTGAATTCAAGGCTGCAAGGTCACCCTACGACCCATGAACATCTTCCGGGAGTTAGAGTTTCTACAGGTTCTTTGGGACAGGGTCTGAGTGTAGGTTTGGGTATCGCCAAAGCGAAAAAGCTAAAACAAGATAAAGGATTGGTTTTCGTCCTCACAGGGGATGGCGAACTTCAGGAAGGTCAGATATGGGAAGCGCTACTCTCTGCGCCTCACCTCAAACTAGACAATATCATTGTTACAGTTGACTGGAATGGCCAACAAATCGATGGTCCGACTGAAAAAGTAATGTCACTTGGAGACCTTCCGGCCAAATTTCGGGCATTTGGTTGGGATCTGTTAGAGATGAATGGTAACGACATGCAAGAAGTTGTCACAACGCTTGAAAGTGCTCGAAAATTGACAGCTAACGGCAAACCCCTTGCCATTTTGATGAAAACTATAATGGGCTACGGAGTGGATTTTATGATGGGTACTCATAAGTGGCATGGCATTGCTCCAAATGATGAACAGTGCAATCTGGCCCTTAGTCAATTAGAACAAACACTTGGAGATTTCTAA
- a CDS encoding T9SS type A sorting domain-containing protein: MKIKFITILLFFSTLRLFSQASGKIYSHGLAYNARPSESLSISIKDIAMNTSRSGSLSAKFKNYYILDKEKIPNKSEEIYQLNLEIVLPDGRRLNSDLDRTYIAKPGSKCYIQGEAGIIETDLKISPTFSGQIKGLNESKVFLMLSDAYFVCVADINEKETYVIEPLIEDGGIMNSSKLLFYKASDITNSKIYKCLAEDVHLAKANIQAESSMAGCYELDIAQAADFSMFQKYGNADGVNGRMAAIIGLSQPNFENSFNSKIYLRIAGTWISNCSSCDPWNGTSDINDLQIQFRDWSFRDNNFLNINHDLSQLWSNREFNGFVGWATIKAICVFDAKQVIRDYTNDLDYLRCTVSHELGHSFGATHDGDGIMLKDAARVGHWSSKSKNEINPYINELINNKCLFPCTPYHFEYAKIAEEGFRFRHPYQILEQTKFYECEPIWRYWSIDQISPNITIQGKSELILPDGQKDIYDINSNSGSEILYWKRWMHEFLPTQLGQHIWNFYQKADNGELCLMSSKKFEVIQKPTNSICSERLYLDCDGNINDKSSFSNHPIPRNGSVGYDKDRFGNCNSAIRLGNGTFLEAPVINERAISFWFKVNLQEQMVIYDGGPNGMESWDLNISIYKPGGLGAQANFDNTYGIFFDTWDRDIAVPFDAVKSGWHFVSISRDISSYNHFRIMIDGQFPPGYFYDGYETVRQWFPQNSQPFVFPDGGYGVPNLHDYNYKSYIGKESKDEKIWGTGLSYFDGWLDDIHIFGQLLDENEMMALYKAQNSSPLKASVTSNTGSCSGQNNGSLTVTSNGGSNISYKWSNGGTTQTINNLAPGTYTCTITGVVSANCIHTTTVSATVSSFSRPVISISSTNGSCKNQSNGNALISVSSGTAPYQYKWSNNQTTSTLSNVSAGNYTVTVSDANGCFSSHIVNVAELPQPTLWSSNINNECSGQKDGSVLIAIGGGKSPYVYKWSNGQTSEKLSNVGYGDYLVTVTDANGCSAAFAFKVKEKEQINNNFSISISKNEVQYTNLTTNANRYFWNFGDGNNSIEFSPKHTYNKSGHYIVCLTAYGCDSITFCKDITINPGVATKDMSKSGLVQIYPNPAQDVLYVKTNQGFTVHHMEIYDFNGKLVSRNLSAGNKESILQISTAELVNGVYVLKIYSGQDVYAGRFSVMK; the protein is encoded by the coding sequence ATGAAAATTAAATTTATTACAATTTTACTTTTTTTTAGCACATTGAGATTATTTTCTCAAGCTTCTGGCAAGATTTATTCTCATGGATTAGCATACAATGCAAGGCCATCAGAGAGCTTATCTATTTCTATTAAAGATATTGCGATGAATACAAGTCGATCTGGATCTCTTTCTGCGAAATTTAAAAATTATTATATTCTCGATAAAGAAAAAATTCCGAATAAATCAGAAGAAATTTACCAATTAAATTTGGAAATAGTATTACCTGATGGCAGAAGATTGAATTCTGATCTTGATAGAACATATATTGCCAAACCCGGAAGTAAATGCTATATACAAGGCGAAGCTGGTATAATAGAAACAGACCTTAAAATTTCTCCAACATTTTCTGGACAAATAAAAGGTTTAAATGAATCCAAAGTTTTTTTAATGCTATCTGACGCTTACTTTGTATGTGTGGCAGATATAAACGAAAAAGAGACCTATGTTATTGAACCATTAATTGAAGACGGCGGAATTATGAATTCTTCAAAGTTATTATTTTACAAGGCTTCTGATATAACAAATTCTAAAATATATAAATGTTTAGCGGAAGATGTTCATTTGGCTAAGGCAAATATACAGGCAGAATCAAGTATGGCAGGGTGTTATGAGTTAGATATTGCACAAGCTGCTGATTTTAGTATGTTCCAAAAATATGGAAACGCAGATGGTGTAAATGGCAGAATGGCAGCAATAATTGGTTTAAGCCAGCCAAATTTTGAAAACTCATTTAATTCTAAAATTTACTTAAGGATAGCAGGAACTTGGATTTCAAATTGTAGCTCATGTGATCCATGGAATGGGACTAGTGATATTAATGACCTCCAAATTCAATTTCGTGATTGGTCCTTTAGAGATAATAATTTTCTAAATATTAATCATGATCTAAGCCAACTTTGGTCGAATAGAGAGTTTAATGGATTTGTAGGTTGGGCCACAATAAAAGCAATTTGTGTATTTGATGCAAAGCAAGTCATTCGAGATTATACAAATGATTTAGATTACCTTCGATGTACAGTTTCTCATGAGCTTGGTCACAGTTTTGGTGCGACACATGATGGAGATGGAATAATGTTAAAAGATGCTGCTCGTGTTGGTCATTGGAGCTCAAAATCTAAAAATGAAATTAATCCTTATATTAATGAGTTAATTAACAACAAATGCCTATTTCCTTGTACTCCATATCATTTTGAATATGCAAAAATCGCTGAAGAAGGGTTTAGATTTCGACATCCTTATCAAATATTAGAACAGACGAAATTTTATGAATGTGAACCCATTTGGCGTTATTGGAGTATTGATCAAATTTCACCAAACATAACAATTCAAGGTAAAAGTGAATTAATTTTACCTGATGGACAAAAAGATATTTATGATATTAACTCAAATTCAGGATCTGAAATTTTATATTGGAAAAGATGGATGCATGAATTTTTACCAACTCAGTTAGGTCAACATATCTGGAACTTTTACCAAAAAGCTGACAATGGAGAATTATGTTTAATGTCATCCAAAAAATTTGAAGTTATACAGAAGCCAACAAATTCAATTTGTTCAGAGCGTCTTTATTTAGACTGTGATGGAAATATTAACGATAAATCAAGTTTTTCTAATCATCCTATTCCAAGAAACGGAAGTGTTGGATATGATAAAGATCGATTTGGAAATTGTAATAGTGCTATTAGACTAGGGAATGGGACATTTTTAGAAGCTCCCGTAATAAATGAACGTGCAATAAGTTTTTGGTTTAAAGTCAATCTACAAGAACAAATGGTCATCTATGATGGAGGCCCTAATGGCATGGAATCATGGGATTTGAATATCTCAATATACAAGCCTGGAGGTTTAGGAGCACAAGCAAATTTTGATAATACTTATGGTATTTTTTTCGATACATGGGATAGAGATATTGCTGTCCCGTTTGATGCAGTAAAATCAGGTTGGCATTTTGTAAGTATCAGTCGAGATATTTCTAGTTACAATCATTTTAGGATTATGATAGATGGTCAATTCCCACCAGGTTATTTCTATGATGGTTATGAGACTGTGCGACAGTGGTTTCCTCAAAATTCACAACCTTTTGTTTTTCCTGATGGTGGCTATGGTGTTCCAAATCTACATGACTATAATTACAAATCATATATCGGTAAAGAGTCTAAGGATGAAAAAATATGGGGAACGGGTTTAAGTTATTTTGATGGTTGGCTGGATGATATTCACATCTTTGGACAGTTATTAGATGAAAATGAAATGATGGCTTTGTATAAAGCTCAAAACTCAAGTCCTTTGAAAGCATCGGTGACATCCAACACAGGTTCATGTAGTGGTCAAAATAATGGCTCACTTACAGTTACCTCAAATGGTGGATCTAATATTTCTTATAAATGGAGTAATGGTGGAACCACTCAAACAATAAATAATTTGGCTCCTGGTACATACACCTGTACAATAACGGGAGTTGTATCAGCTAATTGTATCCACACAACTACTGTTTCTGCAACAGTATCGAGTTTTTCACGTCCTGTAATTTCCATCTCTTCCACCAACGGCTCTTGCAAAAATCAATCCAATGGAAATGCGTTAATTTCTGTTAGTTCTGGAACTGCACCTTATCAATACAAATGGAGCAACAATCAAACTACTTCTACATTATCCAATGTATCTGCTGGAAATTATACAGTGACAGTAAGCGATGCTAATGGTTGTTTTTCTTCTCACATTGTCAATGTAGCTGAATTGCCACAACCGACTCTATGGAGTAGTAACATTAACAATGAATGTTCAGGGCAAAAAGATGGATCTGTTCTCATCGCAATAGGTGGGGGCAAAAGCCCATATGTGTATAAGTGGAGCAATGGGCAAACATCCGAGAAATTGTCCAATGTTGGTTATGGAGATTATCTAGTAACCGTTACTGATGCAAATGGCTGCAGTGCTGCTTTTGCTTTTAAAGTGAAGGAAAAGGAGCAAATTAACAATAACTTTAGCATATCAATTTCTAAAAATGAGGTACAGTATACCAATTTAACAACTAATGCTAATCGATATTTTTGGAATTTTGGTGATGGAAATAACTCCATTGAGTTTAGTCCTAAGCATACCTATAATAAGTCAGGTCATTATATAGTGTGTCTAACAGCTTATGGATGTGACTCTATTACTTTCTGTAAAGACATCACCATCAACCCAGGAGTAGCGACCAAAGATATGTCAAAGTCAGGTCTAGTGCAGATTTATCCTAATCCAGCACAGGACGTCCTTTATGTCAAAACAAATCAAGGATTCACGGTCCATCATATGGAAATATATGATTTCAATGGAAAGTTGGTGTCAAGAAATCTATCTGCAGGAAACAAAGAATCTATACTTCAGATAAGTACAGCAGAGTTAGTGAATGGAGTATATGTTTTGAAGATATATTCTGGACAGGATGTATATGCAGGAAGGTTTAGTGTGATGAAGTAA
- a CDS encoding glycosyltransferase family 4 protein, giving the protein MNVAINARFLLKDKMEGIGHYTWEIIRRIIILHPEHRYFFIFDRAFDQAFIFHPSIHPIIIGPQARHPILWYWWFEKSIPKVLKDCRADVFLSMDGYCSLTTERQQVMVIHDLAYRHFPEQVPLWVRLFYKYYVPRYVQKADHLVTVSEASRRDVSDMSGIDTGLISVAYNGCRTEFRPLNGASIQKVKEKLSAGEPYFIFVGAIHPRKNVLHLLQAFERFKWSSGSCHKLILVGRKAWMTEDLDRYLASMSHRSSVIWMPYLAANDLADAVAAASALICPSYLEGFGVPVLEALMCDVPVIISNRFSLPEVGGPGAYLVDPDSPEQISYAMETVLKDPDLPHRIELGRSHRTKFDWDKSAEVIAKIIFQKDEN; this is encoded by the coding sequence TTGAATGTTGCAATCAATGCGCGGTTTCTTCTGAAAGACAAGATGGAAGGTATAGGGCATTACACCTGGGAGATCATCAGGCGAATCATCATACTTCATCCGGAACACCGGTATTTTTTCATTTTTGACAGAGCATTTGACCAAGCATTTATTTTTCACCCATCTATTCATCCGATCATTATTGGGCCGCAGGCGAGGCATCCTATATTATGGTATTGGTGGTTTGAGAAAAGCATCCCAAAGGTGCTCAAAGATTGTCGCGCTGATGTTTTCCTTTCTATGGATGGATATTGTTCATTGACTACAGAACGTCAGCAGGTGATGGTTATTCACGATCTTGCCTATAGGCATTTTCCAGAACAAGTACCTCTATGGGTCAGGCTATTTTACAAGTATTATGTGCCACGCTATGTACAGAAAGCGGATCATCTGGTCACAGTGTCAGAAGCGAGCAGAAGGGATGTAAGCGACATGAGCGGGATAGATACCGGCCTTATCTCAGTTGCATACAACGGATGCCGAACAGAGTTTAGACCGCTAAATGGTGCATCTATTCAAAAAGTAAAAGAAAAGCTCTCAGCTGGAGAGCCCTATTTCATATTCGTAGGAGCAATTCATCCTCGCAAAAATGTGCTGCATTTGCTTCAGGCATTTGAGCGTTTTAAATGGTCTTCGGGCAGTTGTCACAAGCTCATACTTGTTGGGAGAAAAGCCTGGATGACAGAGGATCTGGATAGATATTTGGCAAGCATGAGCCATAGATCTTCTGTGATTTGGATGCCCTATCTCGCAGCAAATGATCTTGCTGATGCCGTAGCAGCAGCATCAGCCTTGATTTGTCCATCTTATTTGGAGGGTTTTGGAGTACCTGTCCTAGAGGCATTGATGTGCGATGTACCCGTGATTATATCGAATCGCTTCTCTTTACCGGAGGTTGGTGGACCAGGTGCGTATCTGGTTGATCCTGATTCTCCGGAGCAAATCAGCTATGCTATGGAGACAGTGCTGAAAGATCCGGATTTGCCCCATAGGATAGAATTGGGTAGATCTCATCGAACGAAGTTTGATTGGGATAAATCCGCTGAAGTAATAGCCAAAATTATTTTTCAAAAGGATGAGAATTAG
- a CDS encoding Txe/YoeB family addiction module toxin, which produces MNFEFTSHAWEDFEYWMENDPEIIEKIKNLLRDIKITPFHGLGKTEPLKYDLQGFWSRRITAEHRLVYKISSEKKRSQKCLIIQCRYHYDQ; this is translated from the coding sequence ATGAACTTCGAATTTACTTCTCACGCTTGGGAAGATTTTGAATATTGGATGGAAAACGATCCTGAGATAATAGAGAAAATTAAAAATTTATTAAGGGATATTAAAATTACACCATTTCATGGACTGGGAAAGACTGAGCCATTAAAATATGATTTGCAGGGATTTTGGTCTAGGAGGATTACTGCGGAACATAGACTTGTTTATAAAATATCCAGCGAGAAAAAGCGAAGTCAAAAGTGTTTGATAATTCAATGCAGATATCATTATGATCAATAG
- a CDS encoding transketolase family protein yields MSNWDKYQFTEKKATRNGFGDGLLEAATTNANIVALCADLAGSLKMDLFEKKYPERFIQTGICEANMMGMAAGMATAGFIPYTGTFANFSTGRVYDQIRQSIAYSNKNVKICASHAGLTLGEDGATHQILEDIGLMKMLPGMTVINPADYAQTKAAAIAIAEWDGPVYLRFGRPDWPVFLKNEEFEIGKALTIKKGNDISIFATGHMLWYALEAVRELEKEGIDCELINIHTIKPLDEKGVLDSVRKTGYVVTAEEHQMAGGLGDSVAQLLVQNHPCRQEYVAVRDSFGESGTPLQLLEKYGLGVQDIIAAVRKLLSR; encoded by the coding sequence ATGAGCAACTGGGACAAATATCAATTCACTGAGAAAAAAGCCACTCGAAATGGATTTGGAGATGGCCTTCTGGAAGCTGCAACAACCAATGCAAATATTGTTGCACTTTGCGCTGACCTCGCTGGCTCCCTCAAAATGGATTTATTCGAAAAAAAATATCCTGAAAGATTCATCCAGACCGGAATATGTGAAGCCAACATGATGGGAATGGCTGCGGGTATGGCTACAGCAGGATTTATTCCTTACACAGGCACTTTTGCCAACTTTAGCACCGGCAGAGTTTACGACCAGATCAGGCAATCAATAGCCTATTCCAACAAAAATGTCAAAATCTGTGCGTCACATGCTGGCCTGACCTTAGGAGAAGACGGCGCCACCCATCAAATACTTGAAGATATAGGATTGATGAAGATGCTTCCCGGAATGACTGTGATCAATCCTGCTGATTATGCTCAGACAAAGGCAGCTGCGATAGCTATTGCTGAGTGGGATGGTCCTGTTTACCTGAGATTTGGCCGACCGGATTGGCCTGTTTTTCTCAAAAATGAAGAATTTGAAATAGGAAAAGCCCTTACCATCAAAAAAGGTAATGATATAAGCATATTTGCTACGGGTCACATGCTTTGGTATGCACTTGAAGCTGTAAGAGAACTCGAGAAAGAGGGTATCGACTGCGAATTGATCAATATTCATACGATAAAACCTCTGGATGAAAAAGGAGTTTTGGACTCAGTCCGTAAGACTGGCTATGTGGTGACTGCAGAAGAACATCAAATGGCCGGTGGCCTTGGCGATAGTGTTGCTCAGCTCCTTGTTCAGAATCATCCCTGCAGACAGGAGTACGTTGCTGTTAGGGACAGCTTTGGTGAAAGCGGTACACCTCTCCAACTCTTAGAAAAATACGGATTGGGAGTTCAAGATATCATTGCTGCCGTACGGAAACTACTTTCCAGATAA
- a CDS encoding type II toxin-antitoxin system Phd/YefM family antitoxin translates to MKKIIYYVQNIVHLGVQIFVMKTATISQLRSNIKKYLDEVTESDDILIIPRTSDDDAVVILSMKEYNAMQETGYLLSSQSNRKRLQESIQQLEKRQVKKLKLKDL, encoded by the coding sequence ATGAAAAAAATTATATATTATGTACAAAATATTGTACATTTGGGCGTACAAATATTTGTTATGAAAACCGCAACCATTAGCCAATTAAGAAGCAATATCAAAAAATATCTGGACGAAGTGACAGAGTCTGACGATATTCTTATCATTCCGCGCACATCTGATGATGATGCAGTGGTCATTCTTTCTATGAAGGAATATAATGCAATGCAAGAAACGGGATATCTACTTTCTTCACAGAGCAATAGAAAAAGACTGCAAGAGTCCATACAGCAGCTTGAGAAAAGGCAGGTTAAAAAACTCAAATTGAAGGATCTGTAA
- a CDS encoding LytTR family transcriptional regulator, with protein sequence MKEVIIFIYSISIIFYSQKIYGQDYKKDSLLRVLLNNPKETDKVDIYQSLTEIYRAFDLDSSYYYSEQFLQTAKTIGDKSKIGTAHAYIANSLRSQAKNDLALNHANKALTIFTELKDTVLLLRAITLKCSILNRLGNNEAALNELKELLNLAKVAGIKNVEANAYNELGNVYSNLGDFKTSMNSYLAALNLYESLDEKINIGKTLNNLGTLSFSIKDYKKSEEYFLKAIEFHRANGNYTNLANTYTNLASMNSIKDNKNATSVKLNRYSDSALYYSTIIKSDYLIGLLNGVKGNYFSNIGEHEKAFGYYKTSLEIALKLNDSLSFSNAYLNMGNNLSRRKKFEEADTYYRNSLNIAEKLSNSDQLSKLYRNIAEHNYLYGNYALASQYYRNYSMFQDSLYGVQVLKVTKDLETKYETEKKQATITNQSLELKNKNLFLGILSSLLLGTFGIGFYFYSAKKKEAEINRYLDFQNEQLKLSNQGLFIQLSDIKSKEQQKTEEEMEIAINNGVNSKVKLKDIVFIEAENNLLNIYISDGTVKHDYQRLKNFCDLFKNSTLLRQVHRSYIVNALHVSELKANDIKLSNKKIVPIGITYKTETHEWLNKYMS encoded by the coding sequence ATGAAAGAAGTTATTATCTTCATTTACAGTATAAGTATTATTTTTTATTCACAAAAGATTTATGGACAAGATTACAAAAAAGATAGCCTTTTGAGGGTTCTGCTAAACAACCCTAAGGAAACCGATAAAGTTGATATTTATCAGTCATTGACTGAGATTTATAGAGCATTTGATTTAGACAGCTCATACTATTACTCAGAGCAATTTCTTCAAACTGCAAAAACCATTGGGGATAAGAGCAAAATTGGGACTGCTCATGCTTACATTGCTAATTCCTTAAGATCACAAGCTAAAAATGATCTTGCATTAAACCATGCCAACAAAGCATTGACAATATTTACTGAATTAAAAGATACGGTTTTACTATTAAGGGCAATTACATTGAAATGTTCAATTTTAAATAGACTGGGAAATAATGAGGCTGCCTTAAATGAATTGAAAGAATTATTGAATTTGGCAAAGGTTGCAGGAATAAAAAATGTAGAAGCAAATGCATATAATGAATTGGGAAATGTGTATTCAAATTTAGGTGATTTTAAAACTTCTATGAATTCATATTTAGCTGCTCTTAATCTTTATGAATCTTTGGATGAAAAAATTAATATTGGGAAAACACTTAATAATTTGGGAACCCTATCCTTTTCTATTAAGGATTATAAAAAATCTGAAGAATATTTCTTAAAAGCTATTGAATTTCATAGAGCAAATGGAAATTATACCAATTTGGCTAATACTTATACTAATTTGGCATCAATGAATTCTATTAAGGATAATAAAAACGCAACTTCAGTGAAATTGAATAGATATTCCGATTCAGCTTTGTATTACAGTACAATTATAAAATCAGATTATCTAATAGGTTTGTTAAATGGTGTAAAAGGAAATTATTTTTCCAATATTGGTGAACATGAAAAAGCATTCGGGTATTATAAAACTTCTTTGGAGATCGCTTTAAAATTAAATGATTCATTAAGTTTTTCTAATGCATATTTGAATATGGGAAATAATTTGTCACGTCGAAAAAAGTTTGAAGAGGCAGATACTTATTACAGAAATTCTTTGAACATAGCTGAGAAATTGAGTAATTCTGACCAATTATCCAAGCTTTATAGGAATATTGCGGAACACAACTATTTGTATGGAAATTATGCCTTGGCAAGTCAATATTATAGAAATTATTCTATGTTTCAAGATTCACTTTATGGAGTTCAGGTGCTAAAAGTAACAAAAGACCTCGAAACCAAATACGAAACAGAGAAAAAGCAAGCCACAATTACTAACCAGAGCTTAGAACTAAAGAATAAGAATCTTTTTCTTGGTATATTGTCGTCTTTATTATTAGGTACTTTCGGAATAGGATTTTATTTTTATTCTGCAAAGAAAAAGGAAGCAGAAATTAATCGATATTTGGATTTCCAAAATGAACAACTTAAATTATCAAACCAAGGATTATTCATTCAATTGAGTGACATAAAATCTAAAGAACAACAAAAGACTGAAGAGGAGATGGAGATAGCAATTAATAATGGTGTGAATTCTAAAGTAAAATTGAAGGATATTGTGTTCATTGAAGCAGAAAATAATTTGCTTAATATTTATATAAGTGATGGGACGGTCAAACATGATTATCAGAGACTCAAGAATTTTTGTGATTTGTTCAAAAATTCTACCTTATTGCGCCAAGTACACAGATCCTATATAGTCAATGCTTTGCATGTTAGCGAATTGAAGGCGAATGACATAAAATTGTCTAATAAGAAAATTGTGCCAATCGGTATCACGTATAAGACTGAAACTCATGAATGGCTCAATAAGTACATGAGTTAA
- a CDS encoding 6-carboxytetrahydropterin synthase has product MRVAIFRKAHFNAAHRLFHPAWDEQKNKEVFGICSHPNFHGHNYELDVKVSGELDPETGILMDLKVLKELIEEHVELRYDHKNLNMDLPEFKDKIPTAENICIEIYNILREQIDPRMDLQIRLYETPRNFVEYPVS; this is encoded by the coding sequence ATGCGAGTAGCCATTTTTCGTAAAGCACATTTCAATGCAGCCCATCGGTTGTTTCATCCCGCTTGGGACGAGCAGAAGAATAAGGAGGTGTTTGGGATTTGTTCTCATCCTAACTTTCATGGCCACAACTACGAACTGGATGTCAAAGTGAGCGGTGAGTTGGATCCAGAGACAGGTATCCTTATGGATCTTAAAGTACTCAAGGAGTTGATAGAAGAGCATGTTGAACTCAGGTACGATCACAAGAATCTTAACATGGATCTACCTGAATTCAAGGATAAAATCCCTACTGCGGAGAACATTTGTATCGAGATATACAACATTCTTAGGGAGCAGATTGATCCCCGTATGGATTTGCAGATCAGATTGTACGAGACCCCCAGAAATTTTGTAGAATATCCTGTGAGTTAA